The sequence ACCTCATGTTCACGGCCGGCGCCAGCTCGAGCCCCAACGCGTGGCGCACCACCAAGGACGCGGACGCCGCCTTCGCCCGCAGCCGCGACGCAGGACGAACGTGGACCTACGTCAACAGCGGACTGCCGGACCACATCCGCGGCAACATCGAAGCGCTCACGATGCACTCGTATCCGGGCGGACTCCAGCTCTTCGCCGGCACGACCGACGGCGACGTCTTCTACAGCGAGGACGAGGGCGAGCACTGGGCCACCATCGCGCGCAGCTTGCCGCCCGTCTCCAAGGGGGGCCATTACCGCAACCTGCGGGAGGACCTGGTCGGCGCGCGCTGAGCGCCACGGCAAGACAACGCACACGCATGGGGGGCGGTCCGACTCGTCGGACCGCCCCCTTCCTTGGCAGCGAGGTGGAACGCCTTTAGCGATGCCTCTGTCATCCTGAGCGAAGCGAACGCTGACATCACGGCCGGTCAGTCGCTGCGAGATTCTTCGGCCTCCGGCCTCAGAATGACATTGACTCGCAGGCATTGAGCCCTTCGGCTTCGCTCGGGATTGGTCTGTCGAAGGGCGTCCGTGGCCCGATCGCCCCGTGCCCGTCGAAGGGCTTCCGTTGCCCGATCGCCCCGTGCCCGTCGACTTCCGTGGCCCGATCGCCCTTTGCCGGTCGCAGGGCGTCCGTGGCCCGAGCGCCCTCTGCCCGTCGAAGGGCGTCCGTGGCCCGATCGCCCTGAGCCCGTCGACGGCCGCTCGCGTAGTCGCGCGGGCTCACCCCGAAACGGTAGATCGCGCTCACGACAAACGGACCGGTCCGGTCAGACCAGCTCGAGCGCCTCCTGGCCCCGCACGTACACGATCTCGTTCCGGCTCGGGTCCCGGATGACGTGCTTGGGGTCGAGCCCCTTTTCCACGTCGTCGATCGCCTTGAGCATCATCAGGCGCATGGCCGCCAGGACGGAGTCGTGGGCCCCGAGTCGCTCCAGCTCGCGGTTCACGATAGGGCCCTGCGTCTCGTTGACCATGCTGTCCTGGGCGAGAAAGCCCTTGATGGCCGTGCCCGGCGCCGTCACCGGAATCCCGGAGATCGTGTCGTACCGGGCGTAGTCGCGGAAATAGTCGTTGCTCGGCCCCGGCTGTATGAAGTCGCTCTCGGTCGGCCACTCCCACGGCTCGCCGTGCGTCCCCAGCGGCGCGAAAGCCGCCTGGAAGCGAAGCGTATGCTCGTCGTCGACTGGGACGTACCATGACTGGAACTTCTTCACGTCACCCGATCCCCGATTGCTCTCCTGCACCCGGAGAAAGCCCGCCGGCATGAAGAAGTACGTGTAAATGACTCCCATGGTGGGGCCGTTCTTGCCGGGCGACGCCTTGTACCCACGCTGCCAGATCCCGTACTCCGTCTCCTCGAACTCGACGCGGGGCTTGGGCAACGACTCGAGGCGGTGCTTCATCTGTGACCAGTG is a genomic window of Chloroflexota bacterium containing:
- a CDS encoding Rieske 2Fe-2S domain-containing protein, translated to MLQAKLNQLLTQTGPGTPGGEFMRRYWQPVGVSADVKFGDPPRQIRILGEDLVLFREPSAGSGQAGRVGLLGLHCSHRLTSLAYGRVEDGGIRCPFHGWLYDVDGACLETPAEPEGSTLKDHVRHPSYPCQELGGLIFAYMGPPEQKPLLPRYEVLVREDGTRKTDFYPINSNYLQNLEGAVDTIHAAYLHTDHWSQMKHRLESLPKPRVEFEETEYGIWQRGYKASPGKNGPTMGVIYTYFFMPAGFLRVQESNRGSGDVKKFQSWYVPVDDEHTLRFQAAFAPLGTHGEPWEWPTESDFIQPGPSNDYFRDYARYDTISGIPVTAPGTAIKGFLAQDSMVNETQGPIVNRELERLGAHDSVLAAMRLMMLKAIDDVEKGLDPKHVIRDPSRNEIVYVRGQEALELV